The following proteins come from a genomic window of Aquimarina sp. MAR_2010_214:
- a CDS encoding PD-(D/E)XK nuclease family protein, with protein MIEIEKLQNLVIDENQRLEKLKLFLSQPNYLEILGISHRELQHSNFLAWMMNSRASHDIGNYFLKSFINLLPLPPEDKIRINLSNLEGTKIHREFNDIDLLIVNTELKFTICIENKIKASKSGDNQLLKYYEIVENTWSDKEHKNYYVYLTPFPRTLTEKEIEIEYVNLTYQSILDILEDTVISKRPSEETTPLIDNYINNLKKNIMGISEEAKLAQEIYKKHKTAIDFIVNNKPTLYSPELFGQINDFFIQHEQYQNLTPKDKNIIRVLPLNTIPYFNHKTNSWDGTQSSFALEIFCEREKIWIKFCFGAINTKSEEERHRLQKIKDDAFSGMKEFKSISSKIIRRSKSSSGYPSVANFDIVKLNDKVFSETEDVFSAFKLKFQKFEKNTLEKWSDEVEQKITKAQQNV; from the coding sequence ATGATAGAAATAGAAAAATTACAAAACCTTGTTATTGATGAAAATCAAAGACTTGAAAAACTCAAGTTATTTTTAAGTCAACCTAATTATCTGGAAATACTTGGCATAAGTCATAGAGAATTGCAGCACTCAAACTTCTTAGCTTGGATGATGAATTCGAGGGCATCACATGATATTGGAAATTATTTCTTAAAGAGTTTCATAAATCTTTTACCCCTTCCTCCTGAAGATAAAATTAGAATAAACCTATCCAATCTAGAAGGTACAAAAATACATAGAGAATTTAATGACATTGATTTACTAATTGTGAATACCGAATTGAAATTTACAATATGTATTGAAAATAAAATAAAAGCGAGTAAATCTGGCGATAATCAACTCCTAAAGTATTATGAAATTGTTGAAAATACATGGAGTGATAAAGAGCACAAAAATTACTATGTGTATCTAACTCCATTTCCAAGGACATTGACAGAGAAAGAAATTGAAATCGAATATGTTAATTTGACTTATCAATCAATTCTTGACATACTTGAAGATACAGTAATAAGCAAACGGCCATCAGAAGAAACAACACCTTTAATTGATAATTATATCAATAATTTGAAAAAGAATATCATGGGAATAAGTGAAGAAGCTAAACTTGCACAGGAGATATATAAAAAGCATAAAACCGCCATTGATTTTATTGTCAATAATAAACCAACCCTATATAGTCCAGAGTTATTTGGACAGATAAATGATTTTTTTATACAGCATGAGCAATATCAAAATCTTACGCCCAAAGACAAGAATATTATTCGAGTTTTACCATTAAATACAATTCCATATTTTAATCATAAAACAAACTCTTGGGATGGAACACAAAGTTCATTTGCATTGGAAATATTTTGTGAACGAGAAAAAATATGGATAAAATTTTGTTTTGGAGCAATTAATACTAAAAGTGAAGAGGAAAGACATAGACTTCAGAAAATTAAAGATGACGCATTTAGTGGGATGAAGGAATTTAAATCAATAAGTAGTAAAATAATTAGACGTTCCAAATCCTCTTCAGGATATCCATCTGTTGCTAATTTTGACATAGTTAAATTAAATGACAAAGTTTTTTCAGAAACCGAAGATGTGTTTTCAGCATTTAAGCTAAAATTTCAGAAATTTGAAAAGAACACATTGGAAAAATGGTCTGATGAAGTGGAGCAAAAAATAACGAAAGCGCAACAAAATGTATAA
- a CDS encoding RNA-directed DNA polymerase — protein sequence MQEINENVIYQKLLDFGLFPEKIEAIFTSEIFGKWVRDNEITILQNRVCSNIIFHLTRNNNAPRILSIPHPISYNRLAIEIKNNWTSIFEKIGEVDDYYERSMVIPQPNNLNQRLVSMLSYERNKDQKFLSLDKSFEAKYLVHADIANCYPSIYSHSIPWALVGKVEAKANSRNRDLWYNKLDFAIRSTQRNETVGIPIGPDTSSIISELVLSQIDKELIDYKYFRYIDDYKCYCKSKEEADTFIKKLSKQLEKFNLRLNQKKTKIVELPIPIEEDWILKLKSYSNSFLSSDNLGNSHLVYISEFIDLAIRLTNQNPNDSAIKYATRILSKKTYSSKDTFIYLIMYLSRVCFIYPYFIDVFDEILTKHPLDEDLTLLVKKEINSILKEHKEYSRSDVSLWGIQLAIKYNFEIENFEEYSNYLIEERDCLPVILCYSYSKTKELNLEKYFELITKLIEEKVEDEWWLYIYTLYFDSSTKTQFNNIECKELYIKMKDGGVQFLKNEIPTPPLVAEIDSTQEEPNDLPF from the coding sequence ATGCAAGAAATTAATGAAAATGTTATCTATCAAAAATTATTAGACTTTGGATTATTTCCAGAAAAAATTGAGGCAATTTTTACAAGTGAAATTTTTGGGAAATGGGTACGAGACAATGAAATAACTATTTTACAAAATAGAGTTTGTTCAAATATTATTTTTCATCTAACAAGAAACAATAATGCACCAAGAATTCTAAGTATACCACATCCTATTTCTTATAATAGATTAGCAATAGAAATTAAAAACAATTGGACTTCTATATTTGAAAAAATTGGAGAAGTAGATGATTATTATGAAAGGAGTATGGTTATTCCTCAACCAAATAATTTAAATCAACGTCTTGTTTCAATGCTTTCTTATGAAAGAAATAAAGACCAAAAATTTTTAAGCCTTGACAAATCTTTTGAAGCAAAATATTTAGTACACGCAGATATTGCAAATTGTTACCCAAGTATTTATTCTCATTCTATTCCGTGGGCATTAGTAGGAAAGGTAGAAGCAAAAGCAAATTCTAGAAATAGAGACTTATGGTATAATAAACTTGATTTTGCAATTAGAAGTACTCAGAGAAATGAGACTGTTGGTATTCCTATTGGTCCTGACACTTCTAGTATCATTTCCGAACTTGTTTTATCTCAAATAGACAAAGAGCTAATTGATTATAAGTATTTTAGATATATAGATGACTACAAATGTTATTGTAAATCAAAAGAAGAAGCTGACACTTTCATCAAAAAATTAAGTAAACAATTAGAAAAATTTAATTTAAGACTTAATCAAAAGAAAACTAAAATAGTTGAACTTCCTATACCTATCGAAGAAGATTGGATTCTAAAACTTAAATCTTATTCAAATTCTTTTTTATCATCAGACAATTTAGGAAACAGTCACCTAGTTTATATCTCTGAATTTATTGATTTAGCAATACGTTTAACAAATCAAAATCCAAACGATTCGGCTATAAAATATGCCACTAGAATTTTATCTAAAAAAACTTATTCATCGAAAGATACTTTTATATACCTAATAATGTATTTATCTAGAGTTTGTTTTATTTATCCATACTTTATTGATGTTTTTGATGAAATACTAACAAAACATCCTCTCGATGAGGATTTAACTCTATTGGTAAAAAAAGAAATAAATTCAATTTTAAAAGAACATAAAGAATACTCTAGGTCAGATGTGTCCTTATGGGGTATACAATTGGCTATAAAGTATAATTTTGAAATTGAAAATTTTGAAGAGTATTCAAACTACTTAATTGAGGAGAGAGATTGTCTACCTGTTATACTTTGTTATTCATATTCAAAAACTAAAGAACTTAATCTCGAAAAGTATTTTGAATTGATTACTAAACTTATAGAGGAAAAGGTTGAGGATGAATGGTGGTTATACATATATACATTATATTTTGACTCGTCTACAAAAACACAATTCAACAACATTGAATGTAAAGAATTATATATTAAAATGAAAGATGGTGGAGTACAATTTTTAAAAAACGAAATTCCAACCCCACCTCTAGTTGCTGAAATTGATTCTACCCAAGAAGAGCCAAATGATTTACCATTTTAG
- the tssD gene encoding type VI secretion system tube protein TssD, with protein MAIIAKLYANGRVYKVLRSKQGIKQCSDETGRPTSRPFHTGLLVVIEATQDTSFFEKAIHPTQKTQEIILEYTSHVSGGRTRSIRFVDCYVTLDHTEFKANGREPLTETILITAAGIEDSHSQGKYTTSRRETAFLSEEIPVMVREEQENLIIESGHFEDEKGNKIDEKYNGKAFLVLKTKNGSGKTVDINLSNKKHDFRYNGKILEDDLFPDIPIRGDITKIELEIIEEQNS; from the coding sequence ATGGCTATCATTGCCAAACTCTATGCCAACGGTCGAGTATACAAAGTACTTCGATCCAAACAAGGTATAAAACAGTGTAGTGATGAGACAGGGAGACCAACCTCCAGACCTTTTCATACAGGATTATTAGTAGTAATCGAAGCTACACAAGATACCTCCTTTTTTGAAAAAGCAATACATCCCACACAAAAAACACAAGAGATCATACTCGAATATACTTCTCATGTTTCTGGAGGTAGAACTCGTAGCATTAGATTTGTAGATTGTTATGTAACTTTGGATCATACAGAATTTAAAGCAAATGGCAGAGAGCCCCTTACTGAAACTATTCTCATTACCGCAGCAGGTATAGAAGATTCACATTCTCAAGGAAAATATACTACGTCGAGGCGGGAAACAGCGTTTCTGAGTGAGGAGATACCTGTTATGGTTAGAGAAGAACAAGAAAATTTAATTATTGAATCAGGACATTTTGAAGATGAGAAAGGTAATAAAATAGACGAAAAATATAATGGTAAAGCTTTTCTAGTTCTTAAAACAAAAAATGGTTCAGGTAAAACTGTTGATATTAATTTATCCAATAAGAAACATGACTTTAGGTATAATGGGAAAATACTGGAGGATGATTTATTCCCAGATATCCCCATTAGAGGTGATATCACCAAAATTGAATTAGAAATTATAGAAGAACAAAACTCCTAG